The Algoriphagus sp. TR-M9 genome has a window encoding:
- a CDS encoding sulfatase family protein encodes MNKCSFPWCLFYILLSFVARAQEPDPSSERPNIIFILTDDQRFDALGYAGNPYAHTPEMDRLAQTGTYFETAMVTTPICAASRASLFTGLYERSHNFNFQTGNIRAEYMEESYPTLLKKNGYYTGFFGKYGVKYDELEKQFDVYESYDRNNQYPDRRGYFYKTIQGDTVHLTRYTGQQGLDFIESTPSDQPFCLSLSFCAPHAHDGAPEQYFWQSSTDQLLQNTTIPGPELGEEAYFQAQPQFVRDGFNRLRWTWRYDTEEKYQHSLKGYYRMISGIDMEIAKLRAKLEEKGLDKNTVIIVMGDNGYFLGERQLAGKWLMYDNSIRVPLIIYDPRVQQHSDVKDMVLNVDVPSTILDLAGLELPNSWHGKSLVPFIAGKNRHFDRDTVLIEHIWEFDHIAPSEGVRTADWKYFRYVNDKRVEELYHLKEDPKETHNLINNPEYQRTASVLRDKTDELIARYSNKYRDAPSQLSVDLINMPKNEAEVLETQLEFSWQLSEFTKKQSAYQIVVSSSEELSATNTGDLWNSGQVRSAASTQVNYAGNPLEEGKTYYWKVRIWDEDNRLVDYSKALKFTAKGSED; translated from the coding sequence ATGAACAAATGTAGTTTTCCATGGTGCCTTTTTTACATTTTACTTTCTTTTGTTGCCAGGGCGCAGGAACCTGATCCTTCGTCCGAAAGGCCAAATATCATTTTTATACTCACTGATGATCAGCGATTTGATGCGCTAGGATATGCCGGAAATCCTTATGCACACACACCCGAGATGGATAGACTTGCCCAGACTGGGACCTATTTTGAAACGGCTATGGTGACCACCCCTATTTGCGCAGCCAGTAGAGCTAGTTTATTCACAGGTTTATATGAGCGTTCGCATAATTTCAATTTTCAAACAGGTAATATACGCGCTGAGTACATGGAAGAATCATATCCGACACTCCTGAAGAAAAATGGATATTACACCGGTTTTTTTGGGAAATATGGAGTCAAATATGATGAGCTGGAAAAGCAGTTTGATGTGTACGAATCCTACGATAGAAACAATCAATATCCTGATAGAAGGGGGTACTTCTACAAAACCATCCAAGGAGATACGGTACATCTGACTCGATATACGGGGCAACAGGGACTGGATTTTATCGAAAGCACTCCTTCCGATCAACCGTTTTGTTTGTCTCTTAGTTTTTGTGCACCGCATGCCCACGATGGTGCTCCTGAGCAATATTTTTGGCAAAGCAGCACAGATCAATTGCTGCAGAATACCACCATTCCAGGTCCTGAGCTTGGAGAAGAAGCCTATTTTCAAGCACAACCCCAATTTGTACGTGACGGTTTCAATCGTCTGCGATGGACTTGGAGATATGATACCGAGGAGAAATACCAGCACAGCTTAAAAGGGTATTATCGCATGATTTCCGGTATTGACATGGAAATCGCAAAGCTGCGTGCGAAGCTGGAGGAAAAAGGACTGGATAAAAATACGGTGATCATCGTGATGGGGGATAATGGTTATTTTCTAGGTGAACGGCAGCTAGCAGGGAAATGGCTGATGTATGATAACAGTATCCGGGTTCCGCTGATTATATATGATCCACGAGTGCAGCAGCACAGCGATGTGAAAGATATGGTGCTGAATGTGGACGTGCCATCCACCATCTTAGATCTGGCGGGGCTGGAATTGCCAAACTCCTGGCATGGCAAAAGTCTGGTGCCGTTCATAGCGGGGAAGAATAGGCATTTTGACAGGGATACGGTATTGATCGAGCATATTTGGGAATTTGACCACATAGCTCCGAGCGAAGGCGTGCGAACAGCAGACTGGAAATACTTCCGTTATGTCAATGACAAAAGAGTGGAGGAGCTTTATCACCTCAAGGAGGATCCAAAGGAAACCCATAACCTGATCAATAACCCCGAGTACCAAAGGACAGCAAGCGTGCTTCGAGATAAAACCGATGAGCTGATCGCCAGATACAGTAATAAGTACCGAGATGCACCGTCCCAACTGAGCGTTGATTTAATAAATATGCCAAAAAATGAAGCAGAGGTCTTAGAAACTCAACTGGAATTTAGCTGGCAGCTATCCGAGTTTACCAAAAAGCAGTCTGCCTATCAGATAGTAGTCAGCTCCAGCGAGGAACTGAGCGCTACTAATACCGGCGATTTATGGAATAGTGGACAGGTAAGGTCAGCAGCTTCTACTCAGGTGAATTATGCCGGAAATCCATTGGAGGAAGGAAAAACCTATTATTGGAAAGTACGGATATGGGATGAGGATAATCGTCTGGTTGATTATTCAAAAGCCCTGAAATTCACCGCAAAAGGAAGTGAGGACTGA
- a CDS encoding pyruvate kinase, translating into MENILIEITSKLTKLETEMARVPSEFATALSQIHPDRIVSAQNLIKYLVLRKTDIQELQNDLHHMGLSSLASCESHTHFQLQSTLERLGQEFEEKDQSTSKYGSDRICHTSEVLFGHTHQEWPSSIMVTMDSSFLEKKNLIRNLLRNGMAVARINCARDDEAVWEKMISKIREESAKEKIECKIHLDLAGPKLRVELLQKGKEAGKVKIKEGQTIWLAESKAGFTEDDVVISPGEKGVISALKIGERVFIDDGLIMAKVEKLQDKRARLKIERNSSKKSKIKAEKGINFPDSDLPISSLTSFDIACLPFVMSHADTVGFSFVRKASDLHKLREELEVFSNEIPPVILKIETKEAVDNLPQLLLEGMKHPHFGVMIARGDLAVEIGFERLVEIQEEISWLCEAAHTPVIWATQVLENLHKSGIASRAEITDAGRASMAECIMINKGDHTLKVLKTLREIAKRSRSLKLKSRLVFRELGIATNFIQGNISEE; encoded by the coding sequence ATGGAAAATATTTTAATAGAAATCACCTCGAAGCTCACTAAGCTGGAAACAGAAATGGCAAGGGTTCCAAGTGAGTTTGCGACGGCCTTATCACAAATTCACCCGGATAGAATAGTGTCAGCTCAAAATCTGATCAAATACTTGGTACTAAGGAAGACTGATATTCAAGAATTACAAAATGACTTGCATCACATGGGACTTTCTTCCTTGGCAAGTTGTGAAAGTCATACACATTTTCAACTACAATCTACACTGGAGCGCCTGGGTCAGGAATTTGAAGAAAAGGACCAAAGCACATCCAAATATGGCAGTGATAGAATTTGTCACACAAGTGAGGTTCTTTTTGGTCATACACATCAAGAGTGGCCTTCTTCTATAATGGTTACCATGGATTCTTCCTTTTTAGAAAAGAAAAACCTAATCCGTAATCTGCTTAGAAACGGTATGGCGGTGGCCAGAATCAATTGTGCCCGTGACGATGAAGCCGTGTGGGAGAAAATGATTTCAAAAATCCGTGAGGAGAGTGCCAAGGAAAAGATTGAATGCAAAATCCACCTTGACCTAGCGGGACCCAAGCTACGTGTGGAGCTTCTCCAAAAAGGAAAAGAAGCCGGGAAAGTAAAAATCAAGGAAGGACAGACTATTTGGTTGGCGGAATCGAAAGCTGGTTTTACAGAGGACGATGTAGTGATCAGCCCAGGTGAAAAGGGAGTGATTTCGGCGCTAAAGATTGGTGAGCGGGTGTTTATAGACGATGGCTTAATTATGGCCAAAGTAGAAAAGTTACAGGATAAAAGAGCACGTTTGAAAATAGAACGAAACTCTTCCAAAAAGTCCAAAATAAAAGCTGAGAAAGGAATTAATTTCCCTGACTCTGATCTTCCCATTTCATCACTGACATCCTTCGACATCGCCTGTCTGCCCTTTGTAATGAGTCACGCGGATACGGTAGGTTTTTCATTTGTTCGAAAGGCATCTGACTTACATAAATTACGTGAAGAACTTGAAGTTTTTTCAAATGAGATTCCCCCGGTCATTTTAAAAATTGAAACTAAAGAAGCTGTGGATAATCTGCCACAATTGCTTTTAGAGGGAATGAAACATCCCCATTTTGGGGTGATGATCGCTAGGGGTGATTTGGCTGTGGAGATTGGTTTCGAAAGATTGGTGGAAATTCAGGAGGAAATTTCCTGGCTTTGCGAAGCTGCCCATACTCCTGTGATCTGGGCTACGCAAGTTTTGGAGAACCTCCATAAATCAGGTATAGCTTCCAGGGCAGAAATTACAGATGCAGGACGGGCATCCATGGCTGAATGTATTATGATTAATAAAGGAGATCATACACTAAAAGTTTTGAAAACCCTTAGGGAGATAGCTAAAAGGAGCCGAAGCCTAAAGCTAAAAAGCCGGCTGGTATTTAGAGAGCTGGGGATAGCAACGAATTTTATTCAGGGGAATATTTCTGAGGAATAA
- a CDS encoding TlpA family protein disulfide reductase: MFNSIFNHFNPKNMLPDFYKTIPLLSYLFIWCVSCYSQNGTVLSDEKPENYNTTIVLNFKNNADRKYYSSLGLRNPLAFDPLHLPPPPYSIDTSTNLKTVIKTTIAKPTYLTLKYDIFHIEPGDSLNMDFEILLKTKTALKDTITINHGNVFFIWKGGSSLLFHKYLNSITYSLKDLETADQIAELTSRESLKSMADSCTALIYKDHPILKHDSSTFETVKKHSVHEVLGRLAYRFALLYANTRDESIKSAIETSERNMLEYASLQEGHYDDPVTLGSYGSVYYFFKEMGLDAQAILERFNSSNDTLKQYVQLSLFNDGMLNEEQKLRLIDKLTYPPYKEYALQLDQDPNRAILKSGYINNEIRGARLFDVNDKELAFDELFKTTDQPYLLLDFSGSWCKPCLEEMSVYAETRHLDNSKKVRPIWLFFENDKTKWLNVVERYNLKKENCFLVVGESGNILRKQFTLLFDWEGEFPHYFLFAKEGEIIEKRARPLSMFEENDVSNLPPRKPNKNSGPPIPPPIK; encoded by the coding sequence ATGTTCAATTCAATATTCAATCACTTTAACCCAAAAAATATGCTACCTGATTTTTATAAGACGATTCCCCTTCTTTCATACCTGTTTATTTGGTGTGTTTCATGTTACTCTCAGAATGGAACAGTGCTTTCGGATGAAAAGCCGGAAAACTATAACACCACAATTGTACTAAATTTCAAAAATAATGCGGACAGGAAGTATTATTCATCTCTTGGCCTGCGTAACCCGTTAGCTTTTGATCCGCTTCATCTCCCACCTCCTCCATATTCTATTGATACTTCAACAAATCTAAAAACCGTAATAAAAACCACTATCGCAAAGCCGACTTATTTGACCTTAAAGTATGATATATTTCATATTGAGCCGGGAGACAGCTTAAACATGGACTTTGAAATTCTACTGAAAACAAAGACTGCACTTAAGGATACCATCACAATTAATCATGGAAATGTCTTTTTTATATGGAAGGGAGGCTCTAGTCTTTTGTTCCATAAATATTTAAACAGTATTACCTATTCTCTCAAAGATCTGGAAACGGCCGACCAAATAGCTGAACTCACCTCTAGAGAAAGCCTCAAGAGCATGGCTGACAGTTGTACGGCACTGATTTACAAAGATCACCCCATTCTGAAACATGACAGTTCTACTTTTGAAACGGTAAAAAAACATAGTGTTCACGAAGTTCTCGGACGATTAGCGTACAGGTTTGCACTTCTTTATGCCAACACCAGAGACGAATCAATAAAAAGTGCCATTGAAACTAGTGAGAGAAATATGCTTGAATATGCCAGTTTACAAGAAGGGCATTATGATGACCCCGTTACTTTGGGCTCCTACGGATCTGTCTATTACTTTTTCAAAGAAATGGGGCTCGATGCGCAAGCTATACTTGAAAGATTCAATAGCAGTAATGATACTCTTAAGCAGTATGTACAGCTCAGTCTTTTTAATGACGGAATGCTAAATGAAGAACAAAAACTAAGGCTTATTGACAAACTAACCTATCCTCCTTATAAGGAATATGCACTTCAGCTGGATCAGGATCCCAATCGGGCAATTCTAAAATCGGGCTATATAAACAATGAAATTAGAGGCGCCAGGTTGTTTGATGTGAATGACAAAGAGCTTGCTTTTGATGAGCTGTTTAAGACTACGGACCAACCTTATCTATTACTTGATTTTTCAGGATCCTGGTGCAAGCCCTGCCTGGAAGAGATGTCTGTCTATGCAGAAACAAGACATTTGGACAACTCGAAAAAAGTACGACCTATTTGGCTGTTTTTCGAAAATGATAAAACAAAATGGCTCAATGTTGTAGAGAGATACAATTTAAAAAAGGAAAACTGCTTTTTGGTGGTGGGTGAATCCGGCAACATATTACGGAAGCAATTCACTTTGTTGTTTGACTGGGAAGGGGAATTCCCCCACTATTTCCTTTTTGCCAAAGAGGGGGAAATAATAGAAAAGAGAGCAAGACCCCTATCCATGTTTGAGGAAAATGATGTGTCTAATTTGCCGCCAAGGAAACCTAATAAGAACTCCGGTCCTCCAATACCACCACCAATAAAATAG
- a CDS encoding sensor histidine kinase, with amino-acid sequence MKLINIISLWFLGITLAALLIGTIVIYEKLGSEIDFELGMELDRQIESYAQRIEQGAPVEKLQYDKLQIQELPMDWPTEELWLRDTLAYHDPMNRNETQLKASRSFKIDGKHYRISYYNLVVEADDITETIVLTMLTVFLAQLLFIGFFLWAISKKIFRPFHTSLEQLQQFSFQKNTPLKLTKSGVYEFDLLNTFLEKMSTKLLKDYRKIKEFSENLSHEIQTPSAVVRGKLELLMNESINEQQAALIQAAFDSNERIRRIVKSLAILAKLENEEFESPEPMDFSEGMQQMLSRLEEVIHMHDLHLKKDIQPGVILQIHPYVAEILIHNLLTNAIKHNVDGGEIDILMDESMLQIRNSGKSPSFDPKEMLGRFKKDGEHQDSVGLGLAIVNQICKNYGFTLRYTFDKPFHSIQVQFR; translated from the coding sequence ATGAAACTTATAAATATCATCAGTCTTTGGTTTCTAGGGATTACCCTGGCCGCGCTGCTCATCGGAACTATAGTGATCTATGAAAAACTGGGTTCCGAGATTGATTTTGAACTGGGTATGGAGCTGGACAGGCAGATTGAATCTTATGCCCAGCGAATAGAGCAGGGAGCTCCTGTGGAGAAATTACAATATGATAAACTTCAAATTCAGGAGTTACCCATGGATTGGCCTACAGAGGAGCTTTGGCTTAGGGACACACTGGCTTACCATGACCCGATGAACCGGAACGAGACCCAGCTGAAAGCCAGTCGTTCTTTCAAAATAGACGGGAAACATTACCGGATTTCCTATTACAATCTGGTAGTAGAAGCAGACGATATCACGGAAACTATAGTACTGACCATGCTTACCGTATTTTTGGCTCAGTTGTTATTTATTGGTTTTTTTCTTTGGGCCATTTCCAAAAAGATTTTTCGCCCTTTTCATACCAGTTTGGAACAGCTGCAGCAGTTTTCCTTTCAGAAAAATACACCTTTGAAATTAACAAAAAGCGGGGTTTACGAGTTTGACTTACTGAATACCTTTTTGGAAAAAATGTCCACCAAACTGCTCAAGGACTACCGTAAGATCAAGGAGTTTTCTGAGAATCTTTCTCATGAAATCCAGACACCTTCTGCGGTAGTAAGGGGTAAGCTGGAACTGCTGATGAACGAATCCATCAATGAGCAGCAGGCTGCTTTGATCCAAGCTGCATTTGATAGCAATGAGCGTATTCGGAGGATCGTTAAGTCATTGGCGATTTTAGCCAAGCTCGAGAATGAAGAGTTTGAATCACCAGAACCCATGGATTTCAGCGAGGGGATGCAGCAAATGCTCAGTCGATTGGAAGAGGTCATTCACATGCATGACCTTCATCTCAAAAAGGACATCCAACCAGGTGTGATTTTGCAAATCCACCCATATGTGGCAGAGATTCTCATCCATAATCTGCTGACCAATGCCATCAAGCACAATGTGGATGGCGGGGAAATAGATATTCTCATGGATGAGAGTATGCTGCAGATCAGAAACTCCGGTAAATCTCCGTCTTTTGACCCTAAGGAAATGCTAGGGCGCTTCAAAAAGGATGGGGAGCACCAGGATTCCGTAGGGCTTGGTCTGGCCATAGTGAATCAGATTTGTAAGAATTACGGGTTCACTTTGCGCTATACATTTGACAAGCCTTTTCACAGCATTCAGGTGCAATTTAGGTAA
- a CDS encoding response regulator transcription factor → MKILLVEDNPELTQNISNYLQDQGMRCESAVNLFDAQDKLLSYSYDCIILDLMLPDGNGLTLLELIKSKKMEVNVLIISAKGSLDDKLSGLDLGADDYLAKPFHLAELLARLKAIYRRTKMQGFDELVFNEITVVNSQLQVLVNEQILDLTKKEYDLLLFFLTNKDRVVGKNAIAHHLWGDYTDDLSNFDFVYQHVKNLRKKISAAGGRDYIRTVYGLGYKFDSAAL, encoded by the coding sequence ATGAAAATACTATTAGTAGAAGACAACCCGGAGCTCACCCAAAACATCAGCAATTACCTGCAGGACCAGGGTATGCGATGTGAAAGTGCGGTTAATTTATTTGATGCGCAGGATAAACTCCTCAGCTATAGCTATGACTGTATCATTTTGGACCTCATGCTGCCAGATGGAAACGGGCTTACCTTGCTGGAACTGATTAAGTCGAAGAAAATGGAGGTGAATGTTTTGATTATTTCTGCCAAGGGTTCTTTGGACGATAAGCTGTCAGGACTGGATCTTGGGGCTGATGATTATTTGGCCAAGCCTTTTCATTTAGCTGAATTGTTGGCGAGGTTAAAGGCGATTTACAGGCGAACCAAAATGCAGGGATTTGATGAGTTGGTTTTCAATGAAATCACCGTGGTGAACTCGCAGTTACAGGTTTTGGTGAATGAGCAAATCCTGGATCTGACCAAGAAAGAATATGATCTGCTGCTTTTTTTTCTCACCAATAAGGACAGGGTGGTTGGCAAAAACGCCATAGCACATCATCTCTGGGGAGATTATACCGACGACCTGTCAAACTTTGATTTTGTGTACCAGCATGTGAAAAATCTAAGAAAAAAAATCTCCGCCGCCGGGGGCAGAGACTACATCCGTACAGTCTATGGTCTGGGCTACAAATTTGATTCTGCAGCATTATGA
- a CDS encoding glycoside hydrolase — MSHSSFPRFILLSLLALLMAGHSSGQERQGLYTTSVPLKIDAIRTEKFQVIEHFGASDAWSAQFVGGWPEEKKNAIAELLFSQENDTEGIPKGIGLSLWRFNIGAGSAQQGGFSGIRDEWRRAETFLEADGTYNWDKQAGQLWFAKAAQELGVERLLVFPNSPPVSMTKNGKAHASDGKSNLAEDDFPEFAEYLAEVIEGLQRKGLDVDYVSPVNEPQWDWSESGQEGTPFWNHEIAGIVRALDAALSRRNLKTKIDVAEAGKINYLYEQADREGRGAQIKEFFHPESKNYLGDLTHVSSSISGHSYFTTSPFELSAQQRRQLDSALTSVPGLRFWMSEYCILGDNAGEINGYGRDLGMESALYLARVIHNDLTISNASAWHWWLAISPYDYKDGLIYIDKQKNDGDFYESKMLWALGNFSRFIRPGYQRVGVEINGVIGQNKGFLVSAYESPAANELVFVLVNSGLDDISVDLNASGAGVSIQALYYTSEDRSLEPESTLDSGSLSIPARSIVTVKTML; from the coding sequence ATGAGTCATTCGAGTTTTCCCAGGTTTATTTTGCTTTCTCTACTAGCGCTGCTCATGGCGGGCCATAGTTCAGGTCAGGAAAGACAGGGGCTGTACACTACATCGGTACCCCTGAAGATCGATGCCATCAGAACAGAAAAGTTTCAGGTAATAGAGCACTTTGGGGCTTCGGATGCCTGGTCAGCACAGTTTGTGGGTGGCTGGCCTGAGGAGAAGAAAAATGCCATAGCTGAGCTGCTTTTTAGTCAGGAAAATGATACCGAAGGAATTCCAAAGGGTATAGGATTGTCACTTTGGCGATTCAATATAGGTGCAGGAAGTGCTCAGCAGGGCGGGTTCAGTGGTATCAGAGACGAATGGAGACGGGCAGAGACCTTTTTGGAAGCTGATGGAACCTATAATTGGGATAAGCAGGCAGGGCAGCTTTGGTTTGCAAAAGCTGCACAGGAATTGGGTGTGGAAAGGCTGTTGGTATTCCCCAATAGTCCTCCGGTATCTATGACTAAAAACGGTAAAGCTCATGCAAGTGACGGTAAGTCAAATTTGGCCGAGGATGATTTTCCAGAATTTGCGGAATACCTGGCAGAAGTGATTGAAGGCTTGCAGCGGAAAGGGCTAGATGTGGACTATGTAAGTCCAGTGAATGAGCCCCAGTGGGACTGGTCAGAAAGCGGCCAAGAGGGTACGCCTTTTTGGAATCATGAGATCGCTGGTATAGTAAGGGCTTTGGATGCAGCCCTTAGCAGGAGAAACCTGAAGACCAAAATTGATGTGGCTGAAGCCGGCAAAATTAACTACCTCTATGAGCAGGCCGATAGGGAAGGAAGAGGAGCGCAGATCAAAGAATTTTTCCATCCAGAATCCAAAAATTACCTAGGGGACCTTACCCATGTCAGTTCCAGTATTTCTGGGCATAGTTATTTTACCACATCTCCTTTTGAGCTGTCTGCGCAGCAGCGAAGGCAGCTGGACTCTGCCCTAACTAGCGTTCCAGGCTTACGGTTCTGGATGAGTGAGTACTGTATCCTGGGAGATAATGCTGGGGAAATCAATGGCTACGGCAGAGACCTGGGGATGGAGTCCGCGCTTTACCTGGCGCGTGTGATCCATAATGACCTGACCATTTCCAATGCCAGCGCCTGGCACTGGTGGCTTGCCATTTCTCCATATGATTACAAGGATGGCCTCATTTACATCGATAAGCAGAAAAATGATGGGGATTTTTACGAAAGCAAAATGCTATGGGCATTGGGTAATTTCAGCAGATTTATACGTCCTGGCTACCAAAGGGTAGGGGTGGAAATTAATGGCGTTATAGGACAGAACAAGGGGTTTTTAGTTTCTGCGTATGAGTCCCCGGCTGCAAATGAGCTGGTGTTTGTGTTGGTTAACTCAGGGCTTGATGATATTTCTGTGGATTTGAATGCGAGTGGAGCTGGTGTTTCCATCCAGGCACTCTACTATACATCGGAGGATAGGAGTTTAGAGCCGGAGTCTACACTGGACTCGGGAAGTCTCAGCATACCTGCCAGATCCATAGTCACCGTGAAGACAATGCTTTGA
- a CDS encoding TonB-dependent receptor domain-containing protein, translating to MNPQFKVFFLILFLCLPLMGLAQSYQVTGSLKDGERNEALAFVQVALFESPESVDPIAFTDTDDQGRFSLQADRGTYVLKAFFLGYEDLVVEGVKVEGKVSLGEMEMVNEAENLEEVVVQTSKMPVRASLEGITITPENNLANAGGTLLDVLRNTPSISVSEDGSISLRGSSGTNILINGRNSSLTQNLDQLPASAVEEIKVINNPNARYDAAAEGGVIDIILKKGQDLGTHGGVEATYGTRGRSNVGGRINHRTGAINVFAGYNFRNWKGVSERSSVREIFEDNERLEQTTIGSDRDKGHNLNLGADYYFGDNVLSYEGVYQHGHNFQTNTLYSELSTLDSSDPEDDYDYVRRNNEDEIDEGLDNALIFEHSFDDEGNLLRITASHSYRNQYKTQRIDIFGNTLDPNPDNLTGQEKAFTDEVRNITVLQADYIKPLESGQFEAGLKSNIRKFDNDYQYLRFEETSGTFVEDPAVSNQFIYQDQIHAGYAIFASKKEKFEYGLGLRGEYTRVDTYLKNTDEENEQRYFNLFPSVQGMYNLDDNHSLKFTYSRRIDRPTAWRLNPFPDITDSLNIRRGNPDLEPEMINSFEVGHLANFDKSSFTTNFFYRQVNGQLDFITIVEDGISYSQPANLLSSQSYGVEFIGVSEINDWYSLNGGVTLFGISVDGSNIGEDFTNSGFSWNAKLTQDFKLPYGFNFQLVGNYESPEIEAQGKDLARYSMDGSIQKSFLGEKASILLSVRDIFNTDRFAGETRTSTFSQDFRAKRETRIILLTARYNF from the coding sequence ATGAATCCACAATTTAAAGTTTTCTTTTTGATCCTATTTTTATGCCTTCCGCTGATGGGGCTGGCTCAGTCTTATCAGGTGACAGGTAGTCTGAAAGACGGGGAAAGAAACGAGGCACTGGCATTTGTGCAGGTGGCTTTGTTTGAATCCCCAGAATCTGTAGATCCCATAGCCTTTACAGACACTGATGATCAAGGACGGTTTTCACTGCAGGCTGATAGGGGCACTTATGTGCTCAAAGCCTTTTTTCTAGGTTATGAGGATTTGGTAGTAGAGGGAGTTAAAGTAGAAGGGAAGGTCTCGCTGGGAGAAATGGAGATGGTGAACGAAGCAGAAAATCTGGAGGAAGTAGTGGTGCAGACCAGCAAAATGCCAGTACGGGCCAGTTTGGAAGGAATCACCATTACTCCGGAAAATAACCTGGCAAATGCCGGAGGTACACTTTTGGATGTACTGAGAAATACCCCCTCGATTTCTGTGTCTGAGGATGGATCTATATCGCTGAGAGGAAGTAGCGGAACCAATATTCTGATCAACGGGCGTAATTCCTCTTTGACCCAAAACCTGGATCAGCTGCCTGCCAGTGCAGTGGAAGAAATCAAAGTTATTAATAATCCCAATGCCCGATATGACGCGGCTGCAGAAGGAGGAGTGATAGATATAATATTGAAAAAAGGTCAAGACCTGGGAACGCACGGAGGGGTAGAGGCCACCTATGGCACCCGGGGAAGGTCAAATGTAGGAGGTAGAATTAATCATCGCACAGGAGCCATCAATGTGTTTGCAGGATATAACTTCCGAAACTGGAAAGGTGTGAGCGAGCGAAGTTCGGTTAGAGAGATTTTTGAGGACAATGAAAGACTCGAGCAAACTACCATTGGTTCGGATCGGGACAAGGGGCATAACCTTAACCTGGGAGCAGATTATTACTTTGGGGATAATGTTTTGAGCTATGAAGGAGTGTATCAGCATGGACATAATTTCCAGACCAATACGCTTTATTCCGAGCTGAGTACTTTAGATTCCAGTGATCCCGAGGATGATTATGATTACGTGCGAAGAAACAATGAGGATGAAATAGATGAAGGTTTGGACAATGCGCTGATCTTTGAACACAGCTTTGATGATGAAGGGAATTTGCTCCGGATCACGGCTAGCCATTCCTATAGAAATCAGTACAAAACCCAGAGAATAGATATTTTCGGCAACACGTTGGATCCCAATCCTGACAACCTTACCGGACAAGAAAAAGCCTTTACGGATGAGGTAAGAAACATCACTGTACTTCAGGCAGATTATATCAAGCCATTGGAGTCCGGACAATTCGAAGCTGGGCTGAAATCCAACATTAGGAAATTTGACAATGATTACCAGTATCTCAGATTCGAGGAAACCTCAGGTACTTTTGTAGAAGACCCGGCCGTGAGTAACCAGTTTATCTATCAGGATCAGATTCATGCGGGGTATGCAATTTTTGCCTCAAAAAAGGAGAAGTTTGAGTATGGACTTGGGCTTCGCGGGGAGTACACCAGAGTGGACACTTACCTGAAAAACACCGATGAAGAGAATGAGCAACGTTATTTCAATCTTTTCCCAAGTGTGCAAGGAATGTATAATCTGGATGATAATCATTCCTTGAAATTCACCTATTCCAGAAGAATTGATCGGCCCACGGCATGGAGATTGAATCCCTTTCCGGACATCACAGATTCACTGAATATTCGAAGAGGAAATCCAGATCTGGAACCAGAGATGATCAATTCCTTTGAGGTAGGGCACCTCGCAAACTTTGATAAATCGAGCTTTACCACCAATTTTTTCTATAGGCAAGTGAATGGGCAGCTGGATTTTATCACCATAGTGGAGGATGGCATTTCCTATTCCCAGCCGGCCAACTTGCTTTCCTCCCAGTCTTATGGGGTTGAGTTTATAGGAGTTTCCGAGATAAACGATTGGTATTCCTTAAATGGTGGTGTTACGTTATTTGGGATTTCCGTGGATGGGTCTAATATTGGAGAGGACTTTACGAACTCCGGATTTTCGTGGAATGCCAAGCTTACCCAGGATTTTAAGCTTCCTTATGGATTTAACTTCCAGCTGGTGGGCAATTATGAGTCTCCTGAAATAGAAGCCCAGGGTAAAGATCTGGCCAGATACTCCATGGACGGGAGTATCCAGAAATCCTTCTTAGGTGAAAAAGCTAGCATTCTACTCAGCGTGAGAGATATCTTCAACACAGACCGGTTTGCTGGGGAAACCCGAACCAGCACATTCTCCCAGGATTTCAGGGCAAAGCGTGAAACACGTATTATTTTACTGACAGCTCGGTACAATTTCTAA